TCGAGCATCATCGTCGCCGACGGCGTCGGGGACGAGACCGTCCACCGGGAGGCGAGACCCCCAGACCCATCTCGACGCGCGCCCGATAACGATCCACCGACAGGATCTTGACCTGCAGTTTGCCCCCGAGACCGAATCGCCGACCATCGCCGGCGGTGAGCGTCTGGAGTCGCTCGTCACAGACCCAGCGACCGGGACCCAGGGAGTCCAGACGAATCAACCCCTCCACATGGGACTCTTCCAGCCGGACGAACAGACCGAACTCCGCCACGCCGGTGATAGCTCCCTCGAAACGCTGTCCCACATGGTCGGCGATGAAGGCGACCTGCT
This portion of the Acidobacteriota bacterium genome encodes:
- a CDS encoding S1 RNA-binding domain-containing protein, producing the protein QVAFIADHVGQRFEGAITGVAEFGLFVRLEESHVEGLIRLDSLGPGRWVCDERLQTLTAGDGRRFGLGGKLQVKILSVDRYRARVEMGLGVSPPGGRSRPRRRRRR